A genome region from Gossypium hirsutum isolate 1008001.06 chromosome A04, Gossypium_hirsutum_v2.1, whole genome shotgun sequence includes the following:
- the LOC107945169 gene encoding phosphatidylinositol 4-kinase alpha 1 → MESMIELCDIIANNPEKFSDKIAWICGRCPQSELLLDGSPRVSRSQLNAVLVVARLLSKCPQSTENRPKLVILEFIRAIPTSFHRSFWPQSYNNDSIASFFVDFLKYVSESADSSPDFGFEIAGLVGEVAMAAVNNHDTSSNDSAISRAFLLALSQNFPPILPSDADNLINYLVEQLAISVPESPRELIPGSSETSSSQSSPLSAKHFQGIEISSPANDSSRGSLMTNGGGAMFRQQVASFEEEPVESMEKLEIAFKLIAHILHKVSIDQKLLEQVRFIAKKQLQSMSAFLKIRKRDWTEQGPLLKSRVNAKLSVYQAAVRMQIRSLPSLEADAKTSKKLVLETLALLIDAAEACIISVWRKLRVCEELFSTLLSGIVQIAVPGGGQPLRILLIRLKPLVLAACMQADTWGNSQGAMFESVLKTCCEIIESGWAKDRAPMDTFIMGLATSIRERNDYEEQVDKEKQVVRAVQLNVIRLLADLNVAISKPDVVDMILPLFIESLEEGDAMTPSLLRLRLLDAVSRMASLGFEKSYRETVVLMTRSYLSKLSSVGSAESKTLAPEATTERVETLPAGFLLIASGLKSAKLRSDYRLRLLSLCSDVGLAAESKSGRSGTDFLGPLLPAVAEICSDFDPTLNVEPSLLKLFRNLWFYIALFGLAPPIQKTQTPAKPVSSTLNSVGSMGTIALQAVGGPYMWNELWSAAVQRIAQGTPPLVVSSVKWLEDELELNALHNPGSRQGSGNEKAAVIYRTALSAALGGRVDVGAMSTISGVKATYLLAVAFLEIIRFSSNGGILNGSTSLTASRSAFSCVFEYLKTPNLMPAVLQCLTAIVHRAFETAVSWLEDRITETGNEAVLRESTLFAHACFLINSMSQREERIRDIAANLLVQLRDRFPQVLWNSSCLDSLLFTVQNDTPTVVNDPAWEAAVRSLYQKVVREWIVISLSYAPCTTQGLLQEKLCKANTWQQAQHKTDVVSLLSEIRIGTGKSDCWAGTRTANIPAVIAAAAAASGANLKLSEAFILEVLSTGIVSATVKCNYAGEIAGMRRLYNSIGGFQSDSPQTGLGGGLQRLIAGAFSQPAETENDSFNEMLVSKFVRLLQQFVNISEKGGEVDKSQFCETCSQATALLLSNLDSDRKANLEGFAKLLRLLCWCPAYISTPDAMETGVFIWSWLVSAAPQWGSLVLAELVDAWLWTIDTKRGLFASDVKYSGPAAKLRPHLAPGEPEALPDTNPVDQIIAHRLWLGFFIDRFEVVRHNSVEQLLLLGRMLQGTTKRLWNFSHHPAATGTFFTFMLLGLKFCSCQSQGNLQNFRAGLQLLEDRIYRASLGWFTYEPEWYDTNNINFAQSEAQSVSLFVHYLSSGRLDSLQSDSKGRATENGNSLVGANDHPVWGQMDNYIVGREKRKQLLLMLCQNEVDRLEVWAQPLSKEGTSSRPKISPDKWIEYARTAFSVDPRIAFSLASRFPTNTHLKAEITQLVQSHILDIRCIPEALPYFVTPKAVDENSVLLQQLPHWAACSITQALEFLTPVYKGHPRVMAYVLRVLESYPPERVTFFMPQLVQALRYDKGRLVEGYLLRAAQRSDLFSHILIWHLQGETCDLGKDASGKNSAFLELLPIVRQHIIDGFTPKALDAFRREFEFFDKVTSICGVLFPLPKEERRAGIRRELEKIQVQGDDLYLPTAPNKLVRGIQVDSGIPLQSAAKVPIMITFNVVDRDGDQNDIKPQACIFKVGDDCRQDVLALQVIALLRDIFAAVGLNLYLFPYGVLPTGPERGIIEVVPNTRSRSQMGETTDGGLYEIFQQDFGPVGSPGFEAARRNFIISSAGYAVASLLLQPKDRHNGNLLFDDFGRLVHIDFGFILETSPGGNMRFESAHFKLSHEMTQLLDPSGVMKSETWDNFVSLCVKGYLAARRHMNGIINTVLLMLDSGLPCFSRGDPIGNLRKRFHPEMSEREAANFMKNVCTDAYNKWTTAGYDLIQYLQQGIEK, encoded by the exons GCTGCGGTTAATAATCACGATACAAGCAGCAATGATTCGGCAATTTCTAGGGCTTTCTTGTTGGCTTTATCGCAGAATTTCCCTCCAATTTTACCGTCAGATGCtgataatttgataaattacctTGTCGAGCAGTTGGCTATATCAGTTCCGGAATCACCGAGGGAGCTAATTCCAGGAAGCTCGGAGACATCGTCTTCTCAAAGTTCACCTTTGAGCGCCAAGCATTTTCAAGGCATTGAGATTTCAAGCCCGGCCAACGACTCATCCAGAGGGTCTTTGATGACAAATGGTGGTGGGGCTATGTTTAGGCAACAAGTTGCCTCCTTCGAGGAGGAGCCTGTGGAGAGTATGGAGAAACTAGAAATTGCTTTTAAATTGATTGCTCATATTTTGCACAAAGTAAGTATTGATCAAAAGCTTTTGGAGCAAGTGAGATTTATTGCTAAGAAGCAGCTTCAGTCTATGTCTGCATTTCTAAAG ATAAGGAAGCGTGATTGGACTGAACAGGGGCCACTTTTAAAATCCAGAGTAAATGCGAAACTTTCGGTATATCAAGCTGCTGTTAGGATGCAAATTAGAAGTCTTCCATCTCTTGAGGCAGATGCTAAGACCTCTAAGAAATTGGTTCTTGAGACTCTTGCGTTGTTGATAGATGCTGCTGAAGCATGTATAATCTCTGTATGGCGAAAGTTGAGAGTTTGTGAGGAGCTTTTCAGTACCTTGCTTTCTGGGATTGTACAAATTGCTGTCCCTGGGGGAGGGCAGCCTCTGCGTATTTTGCTCATTCGCCTTAAACCCCTTGTACTGGCTGCATGTATGCAG GCTGATACTTGGGGCAACAGCCAAGGAGCCATGTTTGAGAGTGTTCTTAAGACATGTTGTGAGATTATAGAATCTGGCTGGGCGAAAGACCGGGCTCCAATGGATACATTTATCATGGGATTAGCAACCAGCATTCGTGAGAGAAATGATTATGAGGAGCAG GTTGATAAAGAGAAACAAGTAGTTCGAGCCGTACAGCTTAATGTAATACGTCTGTTGGCTGATTTAAATGTTGCTATCAGCAAGCCTGATGTGGTGGACATGATACTTCCGCTTTTTATTGAAAGCTTAGAAGAGGGTGATGCTATGACTCCTAGTTTACTACGGCTTCGA CTTCTTGATGCTGTTTCTCGCATGGCAAGTTTAGGTTTTGAGAAGTCATATCGGGAGACAGTTGTTCTAATGACAAGGAGTTACCTGAGTAAACTATCAAGTGTAGGGTCTGCTGAAAGCAAAACATTGGCCCCAGAGGCCACTACAGAACGTGTTGAG ACTCTTCCTGCAGGATTTCTTTTGATTGCTTCTGGTCTAAAGAGTGCTAAATTGCGTTCAGACTATCGCCTTCGCCTGTTATCTTTGTGTTCTGATGTAGGTTTGGCTGCTGAGTCAAAAAGTGGAAG GAGTGGAACTGATTTTCTGGGGCCCCTACTTCCTGCTGTTGCTGAAATATGTTCTGATTTTGATCCTACGCTAAATGTGGAACCTTCACTGCTGAAGTTATTTCGCAACTTGTGGTTCTATATTGCTCTTTTTGGACTGGCACCTCCTATACAGAAGACTCAAACACCTGCAAAACCAGTTTCCTCTACATTGAACAGTGTGGGAAGCATGGGTACCATTGCCCTTCAAGCAGTGGGTGGACCATATATGTGGAATGAACTTTGGTCTGCTGCTGTCCAGCGTATTGCTCAAGGGACTCCTCCCCTT GTTGTTAGCTCAGTGAAGTGGCTTGAAGATGAGTTGGAACTAAATGCCCTTCACAACCCTGGAAGTCGTCAAGGGAGTGGCAATGAGAAAGCTGCTGTTATCTACAGAACAGCTCTTTCTGCTGCTTTAGGTGGGCGAGTTGATGTTGGAGCAATGAGCACAATTTCAG GTGTAAAGGCAACATACCTTCTTGCTGTGGCTTTCCTGGAGATAATACGGTTCAGCAGTAATGGTGGCATCCTTAATGGTAGCACAAGTTTGACCGCTTCAAGAAGTGCCTTCAGTTGTGTCTTCGAGTACTTGAAAACTCCAAATCTTATGCCTGCTGTCTTGCAATGTTTGACAGCAATTGTGCACAGGGCATTTGAAACAGCAGTGTCATGGCTT GAAGACCGAATAACTGAAACAGGCAATGAAGCTGTCCTTAGAGAATCTACCCTTTTTGCGCATGCTTGTTTTCTAATAAATAGTATGTCACAGAGGGAAGAGCGCATTCGTGATATTGCTGCGAACCTTTTGGTTCAGCTTAGAGATAGATTTCCTCAG GTTTTATGGAATTCATCTTGTCTTGATTCTCTGCTTTTTACTGTTCAAAATGACACACCTACTGTTGTCAATGATCCTGCTTGGGAAGCCGCTGTTCGCTCTTTGTACCAAAAAGTTGTTCGGGAATGGATTGTCATATCACTGTCTTATGCTCCATGTACTACTCAGGGTCTACTCCAG GAAAAGCTCTGCAAAGCAAATACATGGCAGCAGGCACAGCATAAAACTGATGTGGTATCTCTATTGTCTGAGATAAGGATTGGTACAGGAAAAAGTGATTGTTGGGCTGGAACACGAACTGCAAATATTCCTGCTGTCATAGCTGCAGCTGCTGCAGCATCAGGAGCAAATTTAAAATTGTCAGAAGCTTTCATCTTAGAGGTCCTCAGTACTGGTATTGTTAGTGCAACAGTAAAATGTAACTATGCTGGAGAAATTGCTGGCATGAGAAGGTTGTATAATAGCATTGGTGGGTTTCAATCTGATTCTCCACAAACAGGTCTTGGCGGTGGCCTCCAAAGGTTGATCGCGGGAGCATTCTCTCAACCGGCAGAAACTGAGAATGATTCATTTAATGAGATGTTGGTTTCAAAGTTCGTGCGTCTCCTTCAACAATTTGTCAATATTTCAGAGAAAGGTGGAGAAGTGGACAAGTCACAATTCTGCGAAACTTGTTCTCAAGCTACCGCTCTACTTCTGTCAAATCTG GATTCTGACCGGAAAGCAAATTTGGAGGGCTTTGCAAAACTTCTGCGTCTTCTCTGCTGGTGTCCAGCTTATATTTCTACCCCTGATGCTATGGAGACTGGTGTTTTCATCTGGAGTTGGCTGGTTTCTGCTGCTCCGCAATGGGGGTCTCTTGTCCTTGCTGAACTTGTCGATGCATGGTTATGGACAATTGATACAAAACGAGGTCTCTTTGCATCTGATGTGAAATATTCAGGACCTGCTGCAAAATTAAGGCCCCACTTGGCCCCTGGGGAACCAGAGGCACTGCCTGATACTAATCCTGTTGACCAAATAATTGCTCATAGGTTGTGGTTGGGATTTTTTATTGACCGCTTTGAG GTAGTTCGTCACAATAGTGTTGAGCAACTTTTGCTACTTGGTCGGATGTTGCAAGGAACAACCAAACGTCTCTGGAACTTTTCACATCATCCGGCAGCCACTGGCACCTTCTTCACTTTCATGCTTCTTGGTCTTAAGTTTTGCTCTTGCCAATCCCAAGGGAATTTGCAGAATTTCAGAGCTGGGCTTCAGTTGTTGGAAGATAGAATATACCG GGCCTCTTTGGGGTGGTTTACCTATGAGCCTGAGTGGTATGACACAAACAATATAAATTTTGCACAGAGTGAGGCTCAATCCGTCTCTCTTTTTGTTCACTATCTCTCCAGTGGGAGGCTAGATTCTCTGCAGTCTGATTCCAAGGGGCGTGCAACTGAGAATGGGAACTCTTTGGTTGGGGCG AATGATCACCCTGTATGGGGCCAGATGGACAACTACATTGTTGGAAGAGAAAAACGAAAGCAGCTGCTTCTAATGCTGTGCCAGAATGAGGTTGATCGGCTTGAAGTTTGGGCACAACCTCTTTCAaa GGAAGGCACATCTTCGCGGCCCAAAATTAGCCCAGACAAATGGATCGAATATGCCAGGACTGCTTTCTCTGTGGATCCTCGAATTGCCTTTTCGTTAGCCTCAAGATTTCCAACAAACACTCATCTGAAGGCTGAAATAACTCAGCTAGTCCAG TCACACATACTGGATATCCGCTGTATACCTGAGGCATTGCCATATTTTGTCACACCAAAGGCAGTTGATGAAAATTCAGTACTTTTACAACAATTGCCTCATTGGGCTGCTTGTTCAATTACACAAGCTCTTGAATTCCTTACTCCCGTATACAAGGGTCATCCACGTGTAATGGCTTATGTTCTAAGGGTTTTGGAGTCCTATCCTCCTGAACGTGTAACTTTCTTCATGCCACAACTTGTGCAAGCTCTGCGATACGATAAAGGG AGGTTAGTGGAAGGGTATTTGCTTAGAGCAGCTCAAAGAAGTGACTTATTCTCACATATTCTAATATGGCACCTGCAg GGTGAGACATGTGACCTTGGGAAAGATGCAAGTGGAAAG AATAGTGCATTTCTAGAACTGTTACCAATTGTTCGACAACATATTATTGATGGTTTCACGCCCAAGGCCCTTGATGCATTTCGAAGAGAATTTGAGTTCTTTGACAAAGTTACATCCATTTGTGGTGTCCTATTTCCTCTTCCAAAGGAGGAACGCCGGGCTGGCATCAGGAG GGAGTTGGAGAAAATTCAAGTGCAAGGTGATGACCTTTATTTGCCAACTGCTCCTAATAAGCTTGTTAGGGGCATTCAGGTTGATAGTGGAATACCCTTACAATCAGCGGCAAAAGTTCCTATTATGATCACATTTAATGTGGTTGATCGGGATGGCGACCAGAATGATATAAAGCCCCAGGCTTGCATTTTCAAG GTTGGAGATGATTGTCGACAAGATGTTCTTGCTCTTCAAGTGATAGCTCTTCTAAGAGACATATTTGCAGCTGTTGGACTTAATCTCTATTTATTTCCCTATGGTGTTCTCCCAACTGGTCCAGAGAGAGGTATAATTGAG GTTGTGCCTAATACACGAAGCAGAAGCCAGATGGGTGAAACAACTGATGGTGGTTTGTATGAGATTTTTCAACAGGATTTTGGGCCTGTTGGCTCTCCTGGTTTCGAAGCTGCACGCAGAAACTTTATAATTAGCAGTGCAGGGTATGCTGTAGCAAGTCTTCTACTTCAACCGAAGGATCGACACAATGGCAACCTTCTTTTTGACGA TTTCGGGAGGCTTGTTCATATTGATTTTGGTTTCATCTTGGAAACATCACCTGGTGGAAATATGCGGTTCGAGAGTGCACATTTCAAGTTGAGCCATGAGATGACTCAATTACTAGATCCATCGGGAGTTATGAAAAGTGAAACCTGGGACAACTTTGTAAG CTTGTGTGTGAAGGGATACCTTGCCGCTCGCCGACATATGAATGGGATCATCAACACTGTGCTGCTTATGCTTGACAGTGGATTGCCTTGTTTCAGCAGGGGTGATCCCATTGGAAATCTTCGCAAGAGATTTCATCCTGAGATGAGCGAGCGTGAGGCCGCCAATTTCATGAAAAATGTCTGCACCGATGCTTACAACAAGTGGACAACTGCTGGCTATGACCTAATACAGTATCTGCAGCAAGGCATTGAGAAGTAG
- the LOC107945168 gene encoding putative pentatricopeptide repeat-containing protein At3g18840 — MRSLRDGLIFHVQSIKAGLSPPILTSNQLIHLYSKHGRIHEARKLFDEMPERNVFSWNTVISAYIKFQNLTQARAFFDAAPGKDLVTYNSMLSGYVSTDGYETPALELFYDMQTACEDKIKIDEFTVTTILNLSAKLGKLSYGAQLHCFMVKTRNDKTGFAVSSLIDMYSKCGCFKEAFQVYKGGGGLVDLVSKNAMVAAFCRENEMEMALELFWKDPELNDAVSWNTLISGYQQHGYLEESLKLFVMMRENGFRWNEHTFTTVLSACATLKNLKAGKEVHGWVLKNGLISNPFVSSGIVDLYCKCGKMKYAELMHLCSGRNNSFSVTSMIVGYSSQGNMVEARRLFDSLAEKNSVVWTALFSGYLKSRNCDAVFQLLSEYWDKEATVPDGLILMSVLGACAIQAALDPGKQTHGFMLRVGIEMDEKLFSAMIDMYSKCGNIAYAEKMFRMVKVKDSVIYNVMMTGYAHHGHESKVFLLFEEMLHQGIKPDVVTFVALLSACRHCGLVELGEQYFNSMKEVYKILPENDHNACMIDLYGRANRLDKAVAFMKAIPIEHDAAIMGAFLNACRVNKNVELAREAEEILLRIEGDNGARYVQLANIYAAEGNWAEMRRIRKEMRGKVKKFAGCSWVFVENGVNTFISSDRSHSKAETIYATLDFLSKELQEPVEAFL, encoded by the coding sequence atgaggTCGTTGAGAGATGGTTTAATATTCCACGTTCAATCAATCAAAGCTGGCTTGTCACCGCCCATTCTCACATCCAATCAACTCATTCATTTGTATTCTAAACATGGCCGTATTCATGAAGCTCGAAAACTGTTCGATGAAATGCCCGAACGAAACGTTTTCTCTTGGAACACAGTCATATCCGCCTACATAAAATTCCAAAACCTAACTCAAGCGCGTGCTTTCTTCGATGCTGCACCAGGGAAAGACTTGGTCACTTATAATTCCATGTTATCTGGTTATGTAAGCACCGATGGGTATGAAACTCCCGCGCTTGAATTATTTTACGACATGCAAACGGCTTGTGAGGATAAGATAAAAATCGACGAATTTACTGTAACTACAATACTGAACTTGAGTGCGAAGTTGGGTAAATTGAGCTATGGTGCTCAGTTACATTGTTTTATGGTGAAAACAAGGAATGACAAAACTGGGTTTGCGGTGAGTTCTCTCATTGACATGTATTCTAAATGTGGGTGTTTTAAAGAAGCCTTTCAAGTTTATAAAGGCGGTGGTGGGTTGGTTGATTTGGTTTCCAAGAATGCAATGGTGGCAGCTTTTTGTAGAGAAAATGAGATGGAAATGGCTTTGGAACTTTTTTGGAAAGACCCTGAGTTGAATGATGCTGTATCTTGGAATACTTTGATTTCAGGTTATCAACAACATGGTTATTTAGAAGAGTCCTTGAAGTTGTTTGTTATGATGAGAGAGAATGGGTTTAGATGGAATGAACATACTTTTACAACTGTTCTAAGTGCTTGCGCTACATTGAAGAATTTGAAAGCTGGAAAGGAAGTTCATGGGTGGGTTTTGAAGAATGGTTTGATTTCGAATCCGTTTGTAAGTAGTGGCATTGTTGATCTCTATTGCAAGTGTGGTAAAATGAAGTATGCAGAGTTAATGCATTTGTGTAGTGGGAGAAACAACTCCTTTTCAGTCACTTCAATGATTGTGGGATATTCATCTCAAGGTAATATGGTAGAAGCACGGCGGCTTTTCGATTCATTGGCTGAGAAGAATTCCGTGGTGTGGACAGCATTATTTTCTGGTTATCTCAAATCACGGAATTGTGATGCAGTGTTTCAACTCTTGAGTGAATATTGGGACAAAGAAGCAACTGTTCCTGATGGTTTGATACTTATGAGTGTCCTTGGTGCTTGTGCCATACAAGCTGCTCTGGACCCAGGAAAGCAGACTCATGGTTTTATGCTGAGAGTGGGAATTGAAATGGATGAGAAGCTATTTAGTGCTATGATTGATATGTACTCGAAATGCGGGAATATTGCATATGCAGAAAAGATGTTTCGAATGGTTAAGGTTAAGGATTCAGTCATTTATAATGTAATGATGACTGGCTATGCTCACCATGGGCATGAAAGTAAAGTTTTCCTGCTGTTTGAGGAAATGCTGCATCAAGGAATCAAACCCGATGTTGTTACCTTTGTTGCACTTCTATCAGCTTGCCGTCACTGCGGTTTAGTAGAACTCGGAGAACAATACTTTAATTCCATGAAAGAAGTTTATAAGATATTGCCTGAGAATGACCACAATGCTTGTATGATTGATCTGTATGGGAGGGCTAACCGATTAGACAAAGCTGTGGCATTTATGAAAGCCATTCCGATAGAGCATGATGCTGCTATTATGGGGGCATTTCTGAATGCTTGTAGGGTAAATAAAAATGTGGAATTAGCCCGAGAAGCAGAAGAGATACTACTAAGAATTGAAGGAGATAACGGGGCTCGTTATGTTCAGCTGGCTAATATTTATGCTGCAGAAGGTAACTGGGCTGAGATGCGGAGGATAAGGAAGGAGATGAGAGGGAAAGTCAAGAAGTTTGCTGGTTGCAGTTGGGTTTTTGTGGAAAATGGAGTTAATACTTTTATCTCTAGTGACAGATCCCACTCGAAAGCTGAGACTATTTATGCAACATTAGACTTCTTAAGCAAAGAACTACAAGAACCTGTTGAGGCATTCCTTTGA